TCAGTCGGTAAATTAGCTGTCGCTTCATAAGTTAATAAGCTACCAACTTCACTAGCAAGGTCTCGGAAATCTTTTGTGCTAATATCGTGTTCACGCATTAAGCCGATTTTATGGCGAACTAGAGGGTGTTTTACTTCAACAATTTTCATGGGGGCCTCAGTGTTATTTTTCGATGATCTAATTAGTAGGTATAAATAACCACTGAGAGGTAATTATAGCAGAGTTATCATTTCATGAAAACCCGAAATCCCAATAAAGGCATTATTATTGATGATGTGAATACTCGCTTTTCATTTTTTATAAGCTTTCACCTTCGAGGTATTCAACCGGTAAGTCAATAACCTTTTGCTCGACCTTTTCACCATTGATACGTTTTAGTAGTAATTCGGCAGCAATTTTGCCCATTTCGATTCTTGGGGTTTGGATTGAGGCTAGCTTTGGATTCATATATTGACCAATTTTATGGCCATGGAATCCAACGATGGCTATCTGTTTCGGTATTTCAATGCCAATGCGTTGACATTCAAGTAGTACGCCTAGCGCCAAATCATCATTAGTACTAAATATACCATCGACACTTGGGTACTCTTTTAGTATTTGGTGTAAAAATCTTGCGCCTAATTCATAGGATGAGGCTTCTTTGGTTGCTAATGTTTTAGGGGTTAATCCTGCCTCTTGCATGGCTTTTTCATAACCTTGCTGCCGTATGATGCTTCGCTGATCTTGCCTTGCACTGAAGTAGACTATGTTGCGTCGCCCTTTCTCTATCATGTGGTGAATCATATTTTTGGTAGCAGTGAAGTTATCAAAGCCAACCGCCATGTCGATGCAGGGTGAGACACTGTCCATTATTTCAACGACAGGTACGCCAGATATTTCGATCATTTTGAGCGTAGCCGGATTGTGTATTCTTTCGGTTAATATTAGTCCATCGATGTTGTAAGAGAGTAATGAACGAACCCGTAGCTCTTCTTTATCCGCACTGTATCCGGTGTGGGTGATCATGGTTTGGTACCCTTTTACATCAGTAACCATTTCGATACCTTTTAAAATATCAGCAAATACTTGGTTAGTTAATGAGGGTAATACCACTCCAATAGCATAACTTTTGGCATTAGATAGCATGTCAGGCGCTTTGTTTGGAATATAGCCTAATTTATCAATAGCCGATGAGATTTTTAACCGAAGTGATTCTGATACTAGGTTGGGATCTCGCAAAAAGCGACTGACTGTCATTTTGCTGATGCCGATTAAGTTGGCGATTTCTTGTAAGCCAGGGCGACGTTTTTTACTCATTGTTTATTTTCCGGTAATCTTGGTTGCCAATCAATGGGTGTTTTACCATGCTGTGTAATGATCGCATTTGCTTTTGAGAAGTGTTTACATCCAAAAAAGCCACGATGTGCAGATAATGGCGATGGGTGTACGGCGGTTAATACATGATGTTTTTGACGATCAATAAATTGACCTTTCTTCTGAGCCGGCGAGCCCCAAAGTAAAAATACCACGCCTTCCAAATGTTTATCGATCGCAGCAATAACATGATCGGTAAAGGTTTCCCAACCTATTTTGGCATGAGAGTGGGCCTGACCAGCTTCAACCGTTAATACGTTGTTAAGGAGTAGTACGCCTTGAGTTGCCCAGTAACCTAAGTAACCATGATTTGGAATAGTAAATCCGTCAATATCCGTTGAGAGTTCTTTATAGATGTTGAGTAGTGATGGCGGTGGTTTGATTCCCGGTAATACAGAAAAGGATAAACCATGAGCTTGGTTTGGACCATGATATGGGTCCTGCCCTAGAATTACTACTTTGATGTTATTAAATTCAGTGAAACGAAATGCATTAAACACATCGCGCTGAGGAGGATAAATGGTTTTACCTTCAGCGCGTTGTTTGGCAACAAATTGCATGATATGTTGAAAATAGGGCTTCTCTTTTTCAGAGCCAATAACATCGTTCCAGGTTAATTGATTACTCATATTTTGCCTTTACTATTATTTTATCTAGTACTGCGTTGGTAATAATTATACCTAAAAATAATAATAAGCCTAATGCTAATCAATGTTGGATGATATTAAATAAACACTCTTAAATATTCAGTTAAACACAAAATTACCATGTATTAACCATATCACATCAAAGTTAATGGTTTGTAACATTCTAAGT
This Gilliamella sp. ESL0443 DNA region includes the following protein-coding sequences:
- the gntR gene encoding gluconate operon transcriptional repressor GntR, with amino-acid sequence MSKKRRPGLQEIANLIGISKMTVSRFLRDPNLVSESLRLKISSAIDKLGYIPNKAPDMLSNAKSYAIGVVLPSLTNQVFADILKGIEMVTDVKGYQTMITHTGYSADKEELRVRSLLSYNIDGLILTERIHNPATLKMIEISGVPVVEIMDSVSPCIDMAVGFDNFTATKNMIHHMIEKGRRNIVYFSARQDQRSIIRQQGYEKAMQEAGLTPKTLATKEASSYELGARFLHQILKEYPSVDGIFSTNDDLALGVLLECQRIGIEIPKQIAIVGFHGHKIGQYMNPKLASIQTPRIEMGKIAAELLLKRINGEKVEQKVIDLPVEYLEGESL
- the ung gene encoding uracil-DNA glycosylase translates to MSNQLTWNDVIGSEKEKPYFQHIMQFVAKQRAEGKTIYPPQRDVFNAFRFTEFNNIKVVILGQDPYHGPNQAHGLSFSVLPGIKPPPSLLNIYKELSTDIDGFTIPNHGYLGYWATQGVLLLNNVLTVEAGQAHSHAKIGWETFTDHVIAAIDKHLEGVVFLLWGSPAQKKGQFIDRQKHHVLTAVHPSPLSAHRGFFGCKHFSKANAIITQHGKTPIDWQPRLPENKQ